The following nucleotide sequence is from Aedes aegypti strain LVP_AGWG chromosome 3, AaegL5.0 Primary Assembly, whole genome shotgun sequence.
aataatctttTTGAGCtaactaacatgtcgtcgcgttaattttatcataatgatcttttatctacatttGTCGAagcattctgaatggccgttgtgagaatatcatcgaacttctcacatgcaataaagctggattgtcctacattgaaacattaaGATTTTTGCTCTATCGGATAAATTTTATGTGGTTCATAATcagtttcagggattgttatcgtgggaatccaaagagtgaattttgtatgacttcagtgtaggccaatactgcaataaagcatgttacaatcactaacatttcttctctccctatccttgttttcatatttaaCCCGCCACTACCACGAGCAACAATGCAATGTAAACAGTGTAATGGCCGAGGAAACGCGGATACGGGAACGATCGTCGGAACCAACGGACCAACGAAGGATTGCAGCAACCTCCAGCTAAATGAGAGAAGTATCCAATATAACAGTCTAATTTGGTTCAGACTTAAAAACTATTTACACCTTGACAGAACTGCCTATCTCAAAAATAGGTAGAAGGGCGGGACGATGGTGCGAGCCTACCCACTCTGTCATCGGTGGGCGTCGGGCGTGCTACTGGTATAGCATGGCCTATGGGGTTCTGCCTGCATAAATCATGTTTTCTTTCTCTTTCACTTTTTTGTGAATTGCTAACAACAATGCCATTAAAGTAAATCCAATACAAGAATGCAGTGCAGAACCTCATAACGCCTTTTTCGGTAAACGTATTTCCCAGCGTGGGGTTTATAGGGATGTTTGTGTAAACAACGCAGATTGGCCATGGCTAGGGGGTGCGTTGATATTAGCAGATTAGCAGATTAGCagaaaagtatttattggtcattacgttcatatatccttaaagaaaaaagtcgctttccttgtctgttcaacaatttttcgaaactagcaagtgtaccctaatgatcgatctcagcgtcttactttccataatcatttttttagtgaatattgaagagtaaagttaccttaggcttcttttacagtctcctacaagattcactttttggtggcaaatgcaatgcttcacaacgcctaatttctacttgtaaattttgcgaaaatgcagctggaattagattatttataccgctgttgcaaaagaggtatttcttattatggcaatgtaaaaaccatattaaaataagattgtcgccacttatttctactcagtgaatctactagtcattttcctaagagttcctaagtattccctacgtcgtatatgataaagatgtgtctagctagctaatagtaagagtggctacggatcattctggttagcaaaaggcaaactgaacgtcaccaatagtattaatgtccacttcgaatagattatttatttgaaatgggcataaattctatcaatgacgcagaatgtccgttggatcacatccgagatattattgcgtctatgccatatgaattatgacgcggctttaagcaaaaaatgccaaaatgtgataccaccactacaggttacgcctttggtttccatcatatgggctaatggattatgccctcccatcgcggcaaggtcgcataaccaaggggagggagggATCTCTGAAAGAGCTCTTTGAACTAATAAAGAATACTTGGAGGATTTTCTAGATATATTGCTAAAATTACaactgaaaaaataatcaattgatttccaaataaaaacctattgatttttttaagcaattcggAAAAACATCGGATGTAATCCCTAAACAAATGTGCGTAGAAATGATTCGAAGAATTACTGGAATATAATTGCAGTAGTATTTACTTTCACGATACGTTGAATGAACTTTTCAAGAATTGGATAGAGAACTGCAAAAGTCATTCTTGGATGAAATGcgggagaaattcctttagaaatgttTGATTCTTACCCTAGGCAAACCTGTTGAGGAATGTCTGAttgattttttgaggaattattgttctaaaaatttctccagagattattgaatttcttaatatatttcctctaaaaatcctttgagaaaccggaaatgaataattcaataataaatCTTGAATGAGTTCATATGAAAATGGCTGGTTGGAAAAATCAGCGTACTCTTTTATGAGTTCTTGTAGGGAAAATCCTCCTAGAGCATAGCGTTCTACATTATAGATGCGAagcatttgaagaaatttatccTCTTAAAAAGGATTTCGAGGTAGAATTCCGATAAGGCTAGTCTCAGTAACATTTTCAGCTGGATAACGTTAGAGGTATTGAAATAGGCATGTGAAACCATAAAATGTGATGTACACAAACATACCACCAATTGACTAACGTTTATTGTACTGAAAACCTTACCCTAAGAAAGTGCTTAGCTAGAGCAATGACAACCGAATTCGGGTTGCCACTGGGCAAATTTGGCATTATGGACCCATCCACGACGTAGAGATTGTCCAGATGGTGGACTTTAAAGTCCTTGTTCGACACAACAGCGTCCGGATCGCCTGGGGATCCCATCCGACACGTCCCTACAGGATGATAGATGGTCAGCGTGAGTGCCCTGATGTAGCACTCCCAGTAGGAATCGCTTCCGAATGGATGCTGCTCGCAACCTGGAAAGGGCTTTGGGTTTAACTCTGCGCCGAGTGTCCTCATCGCCGATTGGTCAACCATTTGCTGTAGTATTTTAAGACCCGTTATGAGCGTTTGAATGTCCTTCTGTTCCGTTAAATAGTTTGGTTGAATCACTGGACTGGAATGTGGGTTTGAATCACGCAATTTGATGAATCCTTTGCTTTCAGGATGCAGCAGAATCGGCAATATGGTAACCGATTGTTCCCCTTTGTCCACCAAAGGTTGGAAATAACTATTCCACACATCGTCACGGAGATTCATCAGTGTGTGCAAATGATATCCCGCATCGAAGGTTATCCCCACCGGAAGCACCATAAATCCGAGGGTGTGAGTGAAGTTGGATCCTAAATTAACGAATCCCAGACACTCGCAGCCTCCGAAGGCTATGGACGAATTGCGCCCGCTAGCAAATAGGTATCTTCCTATGTTAATAGGATTGAGAAGATTCCACACTTGGAGTGGAAGTCGCTTCGAGAGTAGCACCAAATCCATTCCTGTGGTTATATGATCCTGCAAATTTTCGCCAACTTGTAAGTCTACAACTTGTTTGATACCAATTTCATCCAGATGTTGTTTTGGTCCTACTCCGCTTTGTAGCAAAATCTTTGCGCTTCCGACTGTCCCAGCAGACAAAATGATTCCTTTTGTGGCTATCACTTGAACGTGTCGTCCTGCTTTATTTAGGAGAATTCCTGTAGCTCGCTTATCTTCAAAGATAATCTTGATGACCAGCGCATTGAAAACTGTTTCGTGTCCCACTCTCGGTTGCCTCAAATAGGTATGGCTCGATGTCCAACGCTTTCCGTTACTCACGCTCACATTCGGCCTGAAGAACAAATTCTTCTCCAAACCCGCTTCTTCAGCTGCCTTTATAAACGCCCCGCTCAAATCGGTCATAAAGCTCAACTCGTTCACACCCTCCACGTCTTCAAAGCCTTCCATGAATGCATCTAGTATCGAGTCCTCCGAGAACCACTCCCCAAAATCCTTCCTCTCCGCTCGGTAGTGCACCATATTGTTGAACATGTACGTACCGCCGAAAACCTTCCCCATTGGCCAGCTGCTTCGCCGCTCGTTCATGCCCTCGCAAGCTCCCTCCTGGGGTTCCGTCCGGTATTGCCAGTCGTAGCTTGTTCCTTGCATCAACGGCTGCAACAGCGGAACGTCCATCAACCCGCTTCGCATTGATCCAGCTTCCAAAATCAGCACATCGTCCGATGGGATGCCGGAAGCGATAACGGATCCAGCCGTACCGGATCCCACGATGATGTATTCATAGGCCGCCTTGGACGGGAAGCGCCCCGAATGGAGCCACTCGTAGAAATGATAAGATCCGTTCAGTATGAACCACACCAGAACCGTGCCGAGCAAGTAGAAGGCGTAGGTGCACCAGATTGATAGCTTTAGGATGAGCATTTTAACTATTTCGGCATTTTGTCCGTTTTACTTGAAGAACTCACACACAGAATGCAAAACCGaagttttttgaacaaactattttGTTATCGATTTTGTTTTGGTATGGTTTTTCGCATGCATCAGGAGCTTTGTTTTGAAATGCCCGCGTAACGGCTGTAATGAACTCCAGTGAACTCACCTAGAAGAgaaaaagatgaaaaactcCAGTGAATTCAGGCTAGAACTAGGGGTGCCCTtaaactgatgcaaattttgaggtttttgctcccctatgtcCCCTATGctaaaaccacagacaaacagacgtaacacttagaacaaatctctatcaaaatcatagacatgtacgcccaatgctaaaattagtgtgtttggcTGACGAGCCAACAGATGGCAGtaatgtgtaaacgtcaaacgcgaacaaaaacgatacgAGCGCTGCGGGCGGCGGactggccacctaccatatttttgaatcgaccgttaaaaaggtggtcgatgaacAGTGACGAGGGGgtaacgtctgtttgtctgtgcttaaaCGTTATTAATTATaacagtggtcctcagcctaactgaTTACACGGGCCATCTCAACGCTTTAAAAATAAGTCGCGGGCCGCAAGATTTATAAGGATTAATTTTAACAGCTTTCAAtggaattgcaaaaaagaacactatttctatgaaaacggATAATACATTTCTGGGAACTTTATGATCAAAGCAGAGGGGTATGGAAGCAAAGATATAAGTGACAATGCCAAGTTTTTAATGAATTATGTTAGCTAATGTAAAAGAATTCATGATGAAAAAAATCACCTTAAAATACTTTTTAGAAGATAGAAACTGAGCTTTCAAATTCGATCAACATGTCACTTACCGTATTGGACAATGCATTTGCAAATTTCTTCGATTAATAATACACTCTGTCTACTGTAGAGGTTATtatctaaattttgtatgaatcgaTTCATATCAAATTtaaatataacttgaatttcaacatatatttgttagtttttttttattttacaagttAAAAGCAATAACGGTAATTTTTTCgacaaatttcaatatttacacAAATCAAAATATTGACGGAATAGATTGATAgtatcttcaacaaagttgtactTATAGATGAGTTTACCAATTATGCTGAAGATACTTGTGTAGGTTTCTTATATTTTAAGacacatcgtttgaaattttcacggaaCTCACTTCTATCgaatcgatattatttttgatctctttgtattcaatttttaaatgcttaAAAATATACGTTGACACTTACACATGCTGTGTAAATTATATTCATAGCGGactataaataactgagatttaTCCCACAAAagtagaccattttgtatggaagatcaaaaaagttgcaaatgtattgttcAATACTGTACATCTCTTTGCGTTTGGAATCCTCAACCATTCAAAAAGCAAtctatatttaaatattttgaattacataattttcaaagatttacagaAATACGAGACATTTttgaagtcaaaaaaaaatatttctttgaaaaaaaaatcagcgttCTGCGGTCATCTCTGCAAGACCAAGATCCTGGTTCAATTTTGTGAACTTAAATATGTTCAGCAGAAAGATTTGTAGAGATTTGAAGACTTTTTGCAGGCCCTTAGCCTTCCTTTTaagattctaaaaaaaagtaGTTGATCCTTTCAAAGTCAATTTCATATTACTCCTTATGCCATGAAGATGGATGAACGCAGAAACATTTTGCATGATTGCAATGACTGACTTTCCAAGAACAAAGTTGCAAGAGCAAAGAATTAAACACCAGcatgaataaaatttataacatgCGGGCCACATTAcattaacattcaaaatccattcgcgggccgcacaaaaccttcttgagggccgcatgcggcccgcgggccgcagtttggtgaccactgtagtaactatggaccgatgcacgagttcattcggtgacgtttaagcggtgctgtgttatttatgtgaccatggtaacGCGTGAACttagcaccgctcaaacgtcaaattggtgaactcgtgcatcggtccataatgaaaaaaaaaaaacaaactccaaAGCTTGAaaagatttgaatgaaatttggcTGTACACACGCCATTTGTAGTTTATATGTAAATTACTATCGAAAAGtccacccggataaaaaatacaatacaaaaacaatataacgtattgaaacagtaccattcaatatattggaaatacaatacagtatattgtaaaatgacaatacaattacagtacaatatattgttttgaacagttcactgtatggtatatgagatttttgcaatataatgtatgggtggttaagtatcgtaacaatacaaatatagatattttcgcatacaaacattttgaaaacacaatatgatatattgttcatgtattgtcttgataagcaattcgtgtattgttttacaatacaaaaacaattcaacaaactgtatcatggttgcatgtcagctaatgtcaagtgacttctaaaaaattatttattttgactttttgaatatttgccacccaacatttcttgctttttgaacttgttttgtttatttctttcagcaaagctacatagaaaaaagcaacagttgttttacgcgaaaatatgaatttgaccaaaattgtaaggtataaaaccaattaaaaacaatacaatgttctgttacaatatattatattgtttttgaattgtatatccaaacatgaataatattgcttcgacattcaattacaatacgctgtattgtatccaatatgttatattgtacattaatggtttattccattcactgaatgatacgtttttatccgggcaaCTTTCTGTCTCCAGTCCTGTAGCTCctagtcacatttttttttttgaagtgaaAAAACTCTTAGTGGATTttctgctttgctcttgtccacagttgatcagaaGAAGTTTTCTAGTTTCATTTTGAAAGGGGAAAAgtatctaacttcaaatttctcgtaaatgaaatcattaattgaaaaaatatttggtaggcgtgatagtcatAATCATTttgtacaaccggtaccaaaattttttagaaaaaagttcccaattttggGAAATAATTCGTTgaatgcatttcgccatacacatatttttcgcgttaccttttagcgatttttcgtgcatagacactagcgcaagtgcgttactatgtggtgtGTAGCGAATCTGGCCAAGCATGTAACCCACTGAAATCTCAGCTACAATTttaccgaagaccacattttgattggatgtCTGgatattcagttttttttttattctgatacTACGCTAAAAATAGAAATAAACACAacatttcataatttttcgtACCCTGGAACTTTTAGGGGTCTATTtcataagtcgagtcgatcaaaataaCTCGACTGGAGGCACTGTCAACCGAAAAAATTgttcgactcagctctgtcactcgagtttttcgacagttgtcactctatgtgactggattactatgggagtcgacgggtgacatctgaaatatgcatgcttgctttgatcgacaaaataggccccttaatACGCTACAAGCTGTAATTATGGAAATTGAAatgtaatttataatttattcattaatttaatttttgatcaTGTCAAGGAAAAGTTTACAGGAGGGCGTTGTAATTGAGTCCACAAATTGAAATCTTCATtaatcatttaaaatatataaattaagAAATAGATTAtttctgtgaaaaaaatattattggctCATAAGCTTTCTATTAATTTACTGGACAAAATTTCCCAAGGAACCCATATGTTTTGAAgcctctaactattgaaaactgGCGGCACAGTAGTTCACCCcacggtcccctacaatttatATCTCCAAAGTTTTTGGGAACCTCTATTTCCCTTATGAATTTATCTCCACGTGGTGGTGGTAAACATTGGTTTTGCAATACGCTGTTGAGCcaaattcaactcgatcacgctcaccaatacctcTACCAGGAAGAGCTAAAACCAaactttctgatagtggtgtcaGTATGCGTGGgtgggctaaaaagggctccatagcaacgtttctgaaaaatagactcaagacctcttgggccattttcaaatgtttgccaATATTTCTCCCGAAAGATTTCCGTTCCGAAGCCGTCCGAACATCCATGCGATGGATGATTAACGAATGACAGTATCATCTGAACCGTTGACATTTTGACCACCTGCGCATAGGTTTCGGTGTAATCGTACTAAGAATCGTACCCATATCGTTACGAGAATCCTTTAGCGGCTAGTCTTGCTTTGTATTTTTCGATGGTGCCATTCGGTTTCATCTTGAGCTTGAACACCCACTTTTAATCAACCGATGAACTTCCGCTCGGTTGGTCCATCAGCTCCAAGGTCTCGTTCTCAGCTAACGATTTCACGGTATCCGGTAGTTTTGCACAATATTCTCAGTGTTTAGCGCATACGCCAAACAGGAATTATAATAACAGGAATTGTTTTCAGAGCTTTCCAATGATGTCCGAACACCTTTGGACGCCCGCTTGAACCTTCGAAGGTTGTTTGTACAAAGTTTCAGGTGAAAGAGACAAATCATCAAGTATTGCGGCATAATATATTGGAGTGTTACAGTGATAATAATAATCGGAATATTTCAcacgaaaattttgaaacagaTCAAAATTTACTctctttaaaaataattccatttgaaaaaaaaaatggataaaatTCATTCGTTGGTTTGACATACACGCAATTTACTCTTATATGAGTAAAGGTCTTGCACCATTTTCACGAGTTACACTAAATTCTCTCAAAGAAGGATTTTTTTACTCGTTATAGAGCAGTTTGTCTTACAGTTTACACGGAGAAATTATAAAACCCAAAACATAAGTTATACAACCCCAATGTTGAGCATACCGCATTTAGTTTTTATCCGCAGATGGGATgctttgcctctctcgcaacagcatcgttttcaaaaacagtGAAAGACGCCTCGGCTCAGTGATAAATGTCCGTGGAATgagcaaaatttgtttttttttttgagtcagCCTaaatttaagttgttttaacccactGAAGAGACTTCAATTCTAACGCCTGCTATCTAACGAATCATAcctaaaagaaataaaaatagtcaccgAAACTCTCATTTTTATGCGTGGTATGCACCCGAAACTTAAAGCACCCAAGTAAAAGTTCACTTTTTACctgaagtaattttgacagctgatcctgTATCAGCTAAGTGTCACTTttccttgcggaataattgcAGGGTGagtattagagtgatgcaaatttataaatttttgctcccctatgcttgaacgatttaaattatggtaaaaagcatcctctcaaaatttgaaatgatttggaagaaatttgactgtgcacaccccatttgaagtttatatggagataaCTATGggaaacgccaaccttttgtgttcagccctctatctctttgtcataatattttatggaatagtgaacacactcttctcatgtgaaattctaccagctacaactttgccgaagaccacattttgattggacgtcaaggaaaattgttattcatcatcataaagtggttttgccttcagtaagcttcaccaactatagtggtttctgcgctcgtgtacatacacgttacatgtcatcaggctttgcagaattcgctctcatttgagtatgaagcacgatcaaagcaagcaaagaaaaacatcccatctgttgcggtccacgatcgtcattgtatcgcaaggtgtaacaagtctgataaatggaagcagcgagcgagagccccaaagggagagcgatgataaaacccattttactcgcttgtttaccgctggggataggtgtttttctttactggcacgataaacaatccacgaatttccaatagcaatagtgtcccccaggcttggagcatgtttagaggggttttatcatacactactatccccccaatctgatcaaagttgtagcagtatacgataaatagtctctcataatgtgcagcatgttatgatagttacagagagcgatacgtgagcgattctctcaattttctcaggattcaatccctgcatgTCATCAACATTATTTAAagagtgctggtggaaaatataaacaaagatcacaCACTTAAAAACGACATCGCTgttcggtaatttattttacgGTCTTCGATCAGTAAACCACAAAAAATACTGAGATTTCAGCACTCTTTGTTGAAATTACtaattttcagtaatatttttcCTAATTTACTGAACTCAGTAAACGATTATGCTGATAAGACCGCAAAATTACAAATTCGCCGAGAAAGAgcaaaaagtcagtaaaatgataGTACTGACTAATCAGTATCGATTAATTTTACCGAGTTTTCGttaatatgaaatgaaaacaataaacaacGTTTGCTATCTGCCaagtcaaaaaaaaactcctgcaATAGCATGTTTCCTgatgaaaatttccattttcttgaaggaaatctcattttattaatatttaaaaaCATCCAGCTCTGTTGTATCCAGTCGCAACTCATGGTAAGTAATCGGAAATGTATTGATGAATAAAAATCACAACGGTCTTCCGACAATGTTTGTGcagctgaacaatgtgtttaatTGGTGCTTGGATTGCGCAGCGACATGAGCTTTGCATCCAAAACTTACGTAAGGACGCTCCGATTCTGGTGGGCATCATAttcgttatgatttttcaatccTAGCTTGTAGGGCAACGCATCCCAAACTTTTCTCGACGAGCCAGCTTGATGGAAGCTAGATTGGGCAAGTCTCTGTCCAGCCAGGGTGCCATGTAAACTGAATGTGAGAAGCGTTGCGAGGAAATGTTTGGACATCAGTTTCCTAACTTGGGATGAACTGGAGCATAAAAACGGGAAtgatgaaattattattattatgttcaTGTTGAGAACAACCCGTATAGTACTAAAATCGTTTAACTGAAAAAATCAGTAAACagaagtaaataaaaaaaatactgagaaaGGCAGTAACGTTCCGCAAAAATGTTTACTGACTTAGTCGGTATTTTTTTGACAGTTCAAAATTTTCTGGATTTGCGGAGTTTTCGGTACTTATAAAACATTACCGACTTaactctgctgttcaaaaacccagtaaaattttaccgacttcggtaataaaatctaagtgtgcagctgttcccagcaaaatcaaacggcagtattttcaaccagcaaatttgagcacgtgttcgtgacaccgctcggcgagagctcaattcggcaggcaacagtggtgctcctggtgggAAGTATAGATCAAAGTGATCCAGGCTACTaagttctacagcaaaaaagcagtgttgctccgaaagtaattgaatgatcatctcagcatggtttagactttggaatcaagaataacaaattatccttacgtccaatcaaaatgtggtcttcggcaaagttgtagctgggaagattttacatgGGAACAGTGTGTTCGCTATTCCATATATTATTATGGCGAgcagatagaggactgaacgcaaaaggtttggcttttccatagtaatttccatataaacttcaaatggcgtgtgcacaaccataTTTCTTCCGAAACACtccaaattttgggagaatgattttcatcataattgacaccacaacctaaccactactttcgctgccccgttgtatggagagacaaagtgacttaaccacgaatcaaaacaaaacactacttgagtcgattttacactggtagaaaaacgtcgcaagtaactgaataaaagtgttttgttttgattcgtggttaagtcactttgtctctgcatacagcggagcggcgaaagtagtggttaggttgcgaaagttgaaaatcgtaCTTTCGTCGTTTTATAAATCCGTAAATTAAACGttcaaaaagtgaaaaatcgagttggttcagggtgaaatgtgtagaatttcgtctgcgaaacacgtagaatcgataaagtaagtttgtatacttttttgacttgagtctgtttgaataagtctagaaagattcgcgaattaggcgaaagtgacaaaatgtacacatttAGATTTTTTCTCGTTGTTCGGTAATATTTTTTACCGGATACgtactgtaaataaatatttaactgaAGTTTCGGTATTACAAACAAGATTTACCGAACACtcgtgaataaataaaaaaatcaaaacaatatttgaCTACTTTTACCGATATTGTCGTTTTATTTACCGAAAATATTGTAAATCGTTTAGATTTGCCGTAGACTTATTTTTACCGTACTTCAGTTCATAGTGCTTCAATGCTTTACCGAACAAAtggtaacttgaaatttcagtGGCAGCCATATTTGTTTCTAGGTGTTAATCAACATGATCGTATCGCATACGATACTGTCTAATATTCTGTGATTGTGACACggtatttgaaagaaaaaaaaaacaactacagCAGGATGAGCGCCCGGTATTACTATTCCGTACCTgagaattttcattaaaaagttAATTCTTaagatgaaatgattttttttcgttgtaAACAAATTACGTTTCCGGATGACATCGTCGCATCGTCGGTAACTTACGACGGAATTGGTGGTTTTGCTCATAAGTGGTGAACACTTGCAAAGAAGCCAGGATTGGCATAACTGG
It contains:
- the LOC5577179 gene encoding glucose dehydrogenase [FAD, quinone], yielding MLILKLSIWCTYAFYLLGTVLVWFILNGSYHFYEWLHSGRFPSKAAYEYIIVGSGTAGSVIASGIPSDDVLILEAGSMRSGLMDVPLLQPLMQGTSYDWQYRTEPQEGACEGMNERRSSWPMGKVFGGTYMFNNMVHYRAERKDFGEWFSEDSILDAFMEGFEDVEGVNELSFMTDLSGAFIKAAEEAGLEKNLFFRPNVSVSNGKRWTSSHTYLRQPRVGHETVFNALVIKIIFEDKRATGILLNKAGRHVQVIATKGIILSAGTVGSAKILLQSGVGPKQHLDEIGIKQVVDLQVGENLQDHITTGMDLVLLSKRLPLQVWNLLNPINIGRYLFASGRNSSIAFGGCECLGFVNLGSNFTHTLGFMVLPVGITFDAGYHLHTLMNLRDDVWNSYFQPLVDKGEQSVTILPILLHPESKGFIKLRDSNPHSSPVIQPNYLTEQKDIQTLITGLKILQQMVDQSAMRTLGAELNPKPFPGCEQHPFGSDSYWECYIRALTLTIYHPVGTCRMGSPGDPDAVVSNKDFKVHHLDNLYVVDGSIMPNLPSGNPNSVVIALAKHFLRVRFSVQ